From a single Pelodiscus sinensis isolate JC-2024 chromosome 4, ASM4963464v1, whole genome shotgun sequence genomic region:
- the MAX gene encoding protein max isoform X4 has protein sequence MSDNDDIEVESDADKRAHHNALERKRRDHIKDSFHSLRDSVPSLQGEKASRAQILDKATEYIQYMRRKNHTHQQDIDDLKRQNALLEQQVRALEKARSSAQLQANYSSDSSLYTNPKGSAISAFDGGSDSSSESEPDEPQSRKKLRMEAS, from the exons ATGAGCGACAACGATGACATCGAGGTGGAGAGCGAC GCTGACAAGAGGGCGCATCACAACGCGCTGGAGCGCAAGCGCAGGGACCACATCAAAGACAGCTTCCACAGCCTGCGGGACTCCgtcccctccctccagggagAGAAG GCATCCCGGGCCCAAATCCTGGACAAAGCCACCGAGTACATCCAGTACATGCGCCGGAAAAACCACACGCACCAGCAGGACATCGACGACCTCAAGCGCCAGAACGCACTGCTGGAGCAGCAAG tgcgGGCGCTGGAGAAGGCGCGCTCGAGTGCCCAGCTGCAGGCCAACTACTCGTCGGACAGCAGCCTCTACACCAACCCCAAGGGCAGCGCCATCTCCGCCTTCGACGGCGGCTCCGACTCCAGCTCTGAGTCCGAGCCGGACGAGCCTCAGAGCCGAAAGAAGCTGCGCATGGAGGCCAGCTAG
- the MAX gene encoding protein max isoform X1 — protein MSDNDDIEVESDDEQPRFQSAADKRAHHNALERKRRDHIKDSFHSLRDSVPSLQGEKQQASRAQILDKATEYIQYMRRKNHTHQQDIDDLKRQNALLEQQVRALEKARSSAQLQANYSSDSSLYTNPKGSAISAFDGGSDSSSESEPDEPQSRKKLRMEAS, from the exons ATGAGCGACAACGATGACATCGAGGTGGAGAGCGAC GACGAGCAGCCGAGGTTTCAGTCTGCG GCTGACAAGAGGGCGCATCACAACGCGCTGGAGCGCAAGCGCAGGGACCACATCAAAGACAGCTTCCACAGCCTGCGGGACTCCgtcccctccctccagggagAGAAG CAACAGGCATCCCGGGCCCAAATCCTGGACAAAGCCACCGAGTACATCCAGTACATGCGCCGGAAAAACCACACGCACCAGCAGGACATCGACGACCTCAAGCGCCAGAACGCACTGCTGGAGCAGCAAG tgcgGGCGCTGGAGAAGGCGCGCTCGAGTGCCCAGCTGCAGGCCAACTACTCGTCGGACAGCAGCCTCTACACCAACCCCAAGGGCAGCGCCATCTCCGCCTTCGACGGCGGCTCCGACTCCAGCTCTGAGTCCGAGCCGGACGAGCCTCAGAGCCGAAAGAAGCTGCGCATGGAGGCCAGCTAG
- the MAX gene encoding protein max isoform X2 has translation MSDNDDIEVESDDEQPRFQSAADKRAHHNALERKRRDHIKDSFHSLRDSVPSLQGEKASRAQILDKATEYIQYMRRKNHTHQQDIDDLKRQNALLEQQVRALEKARSSAQLQANYSSDSSLYTNPKGSAISAFDGGSDSSSESEPDEPQSRKKLRMEAS, from the exons ATGAGCGACAACGATGACATCGAGGTGGAGAGCGAC GACGAGCAGCCGAGGTTTCAGTCTGCG GCTGACAAGAGGGCGCATCACAACGCGCTGGAGCGCAAGCGCAGGGACCACATCAAAGACAGCTTCCACAGCCTGCGGGACTCCgtcccctccctccagggagAGAAG GCATCCCGGGCCCAAATCCTGGACAAAGCCACCGAGTACATCCAGTACATGCGCCGGAAAAACCACACGCACCAGCAGGACATCGACGACCTCAAGCGCCAGAACGCACTGCTGGAGCAGCAAG tgcgGGCGCTGGAGAAGGCGCGCTCGAGTGCCCAGCTGCAGGCCAACTACTCGTCGGACAGCAGCCTCTACACCAACCCCAAGGGCAGCGCCATCTCCGCCTTCGACGGCGGCTCCGACTCCAGCTCTGAGTCCGAGCCGGACGAGCCTCAGAGCCGAAAGAAGCTGCGCATGGAGGCCAGCTAG
- the MAX gene encoding protein max isoform X3: protein MSDNDDIEVESDADKRAHHNALERKRRDHIKDSFHSLRDSVPSLQGEKQQASRAQILDKATEYIQYMRRKNHTHQQDIDDLKRQNALLEQQVRALEKARSSAQLQANYSSDSSLYTNPKGSAISAFDGGSDSSSESEPDEPQSRKKLRMEAS, encoded by the exons ATGAGCGACAACGATGACATCGAGGTGGAGAGCGAC GCTGACAAGAGGGCGCATCACAACGCGCTGGAGCGCAAGCGCAGGGACCACATCAAAGACAGCTTCCACAGCCTGCGGGACTCCgtcccctccctccagggagAGAAG CAACAGGCATCCCGGGCCCAAATCCTGGACAAAGCCACCGAGTACATCCAGTACATGCGCCGGAAAAACCACACGCACCAGCAGGACATCGACGACCTCAAGCGCCAGAACGCACTGCTGGAGCAGCAAG tgcgGGCGCTGGAGAAGGCGCGCTCGAGTGCCCAGCTGCAGGCCAACTACTCGTCGGACAGCAGCCTCTACACCAACCCCAAGGGCAGCGCCATCTCCGCCTTCGACGGCGGCTCCGACTCCAGCTCTGAGTCCGAGCCGGACGAGCCTCAGAGCCGAAAGAAGCTGCGCATGGAGGCCAGCTAG